The following are encoded together in the Limanda limanda chromosome 12, fLimLim1.1, whole genome shotgun sequence genome:
- the sav1 gene encoding protein salvador homolog 1 — protein sequence MLSRKKSKNEASKPAEVHGKYVKKETSPLLRNLMPSFIRHGPTIPRRTEVPLPEMGPSSYPLPSREPVVSRNKSFLRTPVQRPAHEVARRESHRMSAPPYLPRSLGDLPHEYGGSSQSFLTDVSPMSENGDAGRYYYPSEPYYDSQQQQQQQHQQQQQQQQQQQQQQQQQQQQQQQQQQQRQPMMIPDRFPEDYRYYEHNEHNFQRVPRQHTPPAPSRPPSGIGRIQAKSLGNLSNLTGDDLPLPPGWTVDWTIRGRKYYIDHNTNTTHWSHPLEREGLPPGWEKVESAEFGTYYVDHINKRAQYRHPCAPSVPRYDQPPPLPPPVVYQPRPVDRNQPVLVPANPYHTAEIPDWLQVYARAPLKYDHILKWELFQLADLDTYQGMLKLLFMKELEHIVKSYEAYRQALLSEVEARKQRQQWYAQQPNKNFMGNM from the exons ATGCTAtcgagaaagaaaagcaaaaacgAAGCGTCCAAACCGGCCGAGGTCCACGGGAAGTATGTGAAGAAGGAAACGTCGCCGCTGCTCAGAA ATCTGATGCCCTCGTTCATCCGCCATGGACCCACGATTCCCAGACGCACCGAGGTCCCTCTGCCAGAGATGGGGCCCTCCTCATACCCTCTCCCCAGCCGGGAGCCCGTGGTGTCCCGCAACAAGAGCTTCCTCCGCACCCCCGTGCAGCGGCCGGCGCACGAGGTGGCCCGCCGGGAGAGCCACCGCATGTCGGCCCCCCCGTACCTGCCTCGCAGCCTGGGGGACCTCCCCCACGAGTACGGAGGTTCCTCACAGTCGTTCCTCACAGACGTGAGCCCCATGTCGGAGAATGGAGACGCTGGCCGCTATTATTACCCGTCTGAACCTTACTATgacagccagcagcagcagcagcaacagcaccaacaacaacaacagcaacaacagcagcagcaacagcaacaacaacaacaacagcagcagcagcaacaacaacagcagcagcgtcaGCCCATGATGATCCCAGATCGCTTCCCTGAGGACTATAGATACTATGAGCACAATGAACACAACTTCCAAAGAGTTCCCCGACAGCACACCCCCCCAGCTCCCAGCAGACCCCCTTCAG GCATAGGTCGAATACAGGCCAAATCCCTGGGGAACCTCTCCAATCTGACGGGAGACGACCTCCCACTTCCGCCCGGCTGGACCGTCGACTGGACCATCCGCGGCAGGAAGTACTACATCGACCACAACACCAACACTACACACTGGAGCCACCCTCTGGAGAGGGAGGGGCTCCCTCCGGGCTGGGAGAAGGTGGAGTCGGCCGAGTTCGGGACCTACTACGTGGATCACATCAACAAGAGGGCACAGTATCGCCATCCCTGTGCTCCGAG CGTCCCTCGCTATGATCAACCCCCCCCACTTCCACCTCCTGTGGTCTATCAGCCACGTCCGGTAGACAGGAACCAGCCGGTGCTGGTGCCAGCTAACCCGTACCACACCGCTGAGATTCCAGACTGGCTGCAGGTGTACGCCCGTGCACCACTAAA GTACGACCACATCTTGAAGTGGGAGCTGTTCCAGCTGGCCGACCTGGACACGTATCAGGGCATGTTGAAGCTGCTCTTCATGAAGGAGCTGGAGCACATCGTCAAGTCCTACGAGGCGTACCGCCAGGCGCTGCTGTCCGAGGTGGAGGCCCGCAAGCAGCGGCAGCAGTGGTACGCCCAGCAGCCCAACAAGAACTTCATGGGGaacatgtga